A portion of the Halodesulfovibrio sp. MK-HDV genome contains these proteins:
- a CDS encoding MBOAT family protein translates to LCFFTLASVLIWQFFCTTSTVCLLLGDSLQAINVLLPNTLESSEVNISLPLGVSFYVFQAASYLIDVYRKEVAPSRNIINFGCYLTMFPQLVAGPIVRYSQIADELITRHISLDNCAYGISRFIIGLAKKILIADTLGRVADAAFTVPNGALSAEGAWIGLICYAFQIYFDFSGYSDMAIGIGRMLGFTFPENFNYPYSADSIQNFWKRWHMSLSTWFQDYLYIPLGGNRKGTLRTYLNLIVVFLLCGFWHGANWTFMAWGGYYGVFLVLERAFPSFYKRIPKLLKHIYVIVIVFGGWVLF, encoded by the coding sequence ACTTTGCTTCTTTACGTTGGCATCAGTGTTAATTTGGCAATTCTTTTGTACTACAAGTACGGTATGCTTATTATTGGGGGATAGCTTGCAGGCAATTAACGTCTTGCTTCCTAATACCTTAGAGTCTAGCGAAGTTAATATATCTTTGCCACTAGGTGTAAGTTTTTATGTTTTTCAGGCTGCAAGTTATCTTATTGATGTTTATAGAAAAGAAGTGGCACCCTCTAGAAATATAATCAATTTTGGTTGTTATTTGACAATGTTTCCTCAATTAGTTGCTGGGCCCATTGTTCGATATTCTCAAATTGCTGATGAACTTATCACTAGGCATATTTCTCTAGATAATTGTGCCTATGGTATTTCACGTTTTATTATTGGGTTAGCAAAAAAAATATTGATAGCAGACACGCTTGGTCGAGTTGCCGATGCTGCCTTTACCGTTCCTAACGGTGCGTTGAGTGCAGAAGGTGCGTGGATTGGCCTTATTTGCTATGCATTTCAAATATATTTTGATTTTAGCGGATACTCAGATATGGCCATTGGGATAGGAAGGATGTTGGGATTTACATTCCCTGAAAACTTTAACTACCCTTATTCTGCAGACAGTATTCAAAATTTTTGGAAACGTTGGCATATGTCTTTGTCAACATGGTTTCAGGATTATCTTTATATTCCCCTGGGAGGAAACCGCAAAGGGACTTTGAGAACGTATCTCAATCTTATAGTTGTCTTTCTGCTTTGCGGGTTTTGGCATGGCGCAAACTGGACTTTCATGGCGTGGGGAGGGTATTATGGGGTGTTCCTTGTGCTAGAAAGAGCTTTCCCCTCGTTTTATAAGCGGATCCCCAAATTATTAAAACATATTTATGTAATTGTGATCGTTTTTGGAGGGTGGGTTCTTTTTTAG
- a CDS encoding undecaprenyl-diphosphate phosphatase: MTELFSAVILGIIEGLTEFLPVSSSGHLIIAGHLLDYTGPKAEVFEVFIQLGAILAVVILYLNRFLGLLKNTPEIPFSGMRGLWMLFLTSLPASILGLLLSGYIKTYLFNPVTVSFALAVGAVFILFVEKYAPAHDLEKATFHTLDEVTPKLAFGIGCFQCLALWPGFSRSAATIMGGMLLGARRTLAAEYSFLAAVPIMFAATGYDVLKNYQLFTTADIPFFAVGFIVSFLSALIAVKTFITLVGKMTFRPFAWYRLIIAPLVYLFWT, from the coding sequence ATGACAGAACTCTTTTCCGCCGTTATTCTCGGCATTATTGAAGGCTTAACAGAATTCTTGCCGGTATCTTCATCCGGACACCTCATTATCGCAGGACACCTTCTCGATTATACAGGTCCTAAAGCGGAAGTTTTTGAAGTATTCATCCAGCTTGGAGCCATCCTTGCCGTTGTAATACTCTACCTTAACAGATTTTTAGGATTACTGAAAAACACACCGGAAATTCCTTTTTCAGGCATGCGTGGCTTGTGGATGCTTTTTCTCACATCGCTCCCTGCCAGTATTCTTGGGTTACTTCTCAGTGGGTATATTAAAACATACCTGTTTAACCCAGTAACGGTATCTTTTGCTCTAGCTGTCGGTGCAGTTTTTATCCTTTTTGTCGAAAAGTATGCTCCTGCGCACGATTTGGAAAAAGCAACATTCCACACTTTGGATGAAGTTACTCCAAAACTTGCCTTCGGTATCGGCTGCTTTCAGTGCCTCGCCCTCTGGCCTGGCTTTTCCCGATCTGCAGCAACCATTATGGGCGGTATGCTCCTCGGAGCACGTCGTACTCTTGCCGCGGAATATTCTTTTTTAGCTGCCGTCCCTATTATGTTCGCTGCAACCGGCTATGACGTATTAAAAAATTATCAACTATTCACTACTGCCGATATTCCTTTTTTTGCTGTAGGATTCATAGTCTCATTTCTTTCAGCATTAATTGCAGTTAAGACATTCATCACACTTGTTGGCAAGATGACGTTCAGACCTTTCGCGTGGTACCGATTAATTATCGCACCACTAGTATACCTTTTCTGGACTTAG
- a CDS encoding LptF/LptG family permease, with the protein MFKEHISIFCLAMFSLVFLIVIGKVLQLRELFLGLDVGILEMLKLFGFLIPAVLLMIIPIATMLSVFLTFLRMSSDRELVALKASGVSLYQLLPAPVVFASLCTLLTLWVSMFGISWGMDNFRTSVLELAQTRAKVVLQPGVFNKSIPNLMIYSRSSSLATGELEHVLVQDTSRDSGGVTIVAPTGKIISDTKMGEIRFVLNNGKLYRQDNNEISVLGFNRYTVRLALSQLVKGVHLGKLRPSGMSYPQLQAIKNDPSLAESESFIRKTDVEIPKRWAMPFACLVLGLFAMPLACAFEGMRQQMGVVMALGNFLVYYSLLSISMKSGEGGSGISPSISLWIPNILFAGLAIAGLYFTAKERTINLTSMITHVMFLRRKDKGGGTCRS; encoded by the coding sequence ATTTTTAAGGAGCATATATCCATTTTCTGTCTGGCTATGTTTTCTTTGGTTTTTCTAATCGTAATCGGAAAGGTATTACAGCTTAGAGAGCTGTTTTTAGGACTTGATGTCGGGATACTCGAAATGCTTAAGCTCTTCGGGTTCTTGATTCCTGCCGTTCTGCTTATGATTATTCCCATAGCAACTATGCTATCTGTGTTTCTTACGTTCTTACGTATGAGTTCAGATAGAGAGCTTGTCGCGTTGAAAGCCAGCGGCGTAAGCTTGTACCAACTTCTACCTGCACCTGTTGTGTTCGCGTCGCTTTGTACGTTGCTTACGCTTTGGGTTTCTATGTTTGGCATTTCATGGGGGATGGATAATTTTCGAACATCCGTCTTGGAACTGGCTCAAACTCGCGCAAAAGTTGTTTTGCAGCCGGGTGTGTTCAATAAATCTATCCCGAATTTGATGATTTATTCACGCAGCTCAAGCCTTGCCACAGGTGAACTGGAACACGTATTAGTTCAGGATACCAGTAGGGACTCCGGCGGTGTAACTATTGTTGCTCCGACTGGTAAGATTATTTCTGATACAAAGATGGGTGAAATTCGTTTTGTATTGAATAACGGAAAGCTTTATCGTCAGGATAATAATGAGATTAGTGTGCTCGGCTTTAATCGATACACTGTTCGGTTAGCCTTATCACAACTTGTAAAAGGTGTGCATTTGGGCAAACTTCGCCCTTCCGGCATGTCATATCCTCAGCTTCAAGCGATCAAAAATGATCCATCTCTCGCAGAAAGTGAGTCTTTTATTCGTAAAACAGACGTGGAGATACCAAAGCGCTGGGCAATGCCTTTTGCCTGCCTTGTACTTGGCTTATTTGCAATGCCGCTTGCCTGTGCCTTTGAAGGCATGCGTCAGCAGATGGGGGTCGTTATGGCTCTCGGTAACTTCCTTGTTTACTACAGCCTGCTTTCTATCAGCATGAAAAGTGGTGAAGGGGGCAGTGGTATTTCTCCGTCGATCAGCCTTTGGATTCCGAACATCCTTTTTGCCGGTTTGGCTATTGCAGGGCTGTATTTTACTGCAAAAGAACGAACCATAAATCTTACATCTATGATCACACATGTGATGTTTTTACGACGCAAGGATAAAGGGGGCGGAACATGTCGCTCTTAA
- a CDS encoding LptF/LptG family permease: MSLLSRYMLKQNLFLMLLILGIGTAVYLLTDLFEKLDDFLEVGLGFSTVALYFICKLPLIVSQILPAVFLLSCTVQLCVMSRNKELVALQAGGVSFISLARFIVYMGLFWAVLQLGFSQYLGVMGDVESRRIWNEEVRGKSSANATVRDIWFLEGEYVINLDVAHLNAEKAEGVTILRILPDGDTIQEVIKAQSMKVQPEGWLLTSVLRTEPGSYSETTMPELVLPIEQRLGVFKTVAADADLNRLALWELGAAIDRLEKSGSNVEALQTAYQQKIAYAAAVLLMGLIALMLLTWRDSLYINISIGLIITFAFYALFTWFGALGERGFVNPVFGAWFANILFGVITLGRVLWYTRSRVKKTSSMTLSGSTS, translated from the coding sequence ATGTCGCTCTTAAGTCGCTACATGCTTAAGCAGAATCTTTTTTTGATGCTGCTTATTCTGGGTATTGGCACCGCGGTATACTTGCTGACAGATTTGTTTGAAAAATTGGATGACTTTCTTGAAGTGGGACTCGGTTTTTCTACTGTTGCTCTGTACTTCATCTGTAAGCTTCCACTTATTGTCTCGCAGATTCTTCCTGCGGTATTTTTGCTTTCCTGTACTGTCCAGTTGTGCGTTATGTCCCGTAACAAAGAACTTGTTGCGTTGCAGGCTGGCGGTGTTTCCTTTATCTCACTTGCCCGTTTTATCGTGTACATGGGGTTATTCTGGGCTGTACTTCAGCTTGGATTTTCACAGTATCTCGGAGTCATGGGTGATGTTGAGTCTCGTCGTATATGGAATGAAGAAGTACGAGGAAAATCTTCTGCCAATGCAACAGTTCGTGATATCTGGTTCCTTGAGGGTGAGTATGTCATTAACTTGGACGTAGCTCATCTGAATGCTGAAAAAGCTGAAGGTGTCACTATTTTGCGCATCTTGCCAGATGGCGACACTATTCAGGAAGTTATTAAAGCGCAGAGTATGAAAGTACAGCCTGAAGGCTGGCTGTTGACCTCCGTTCTTCGTACAGAGCCGGGCAGTTATAGTGAGACAACAATGCCAGAATTGGTATTGCCTATAGAGCAGAGATTGGGTGTGTTTAAGACTGTAGCCGCGGATGCAGATTTAAATAGGCTGGCTTTATGGGAACTTGGTGCAGCGATTGACCGATTGGAAAAATCCGGTTCCAACGTTGAAGCTTTGCAAACAGCTTATCAGCAAAAAATTGCTTATGCGGCTGCGGTGTTGTTAATGGGACTGATAGCCTTGATGCTCCTTACTTGGAGAGACAGTCTTTATATTAATATATCCATCGGGCTTATTATCACCTTTGCATTTTATGCGCTCTTCACATGGTTTGGTGCTCTCGGTGAACGTGGTTTTGTTAACCCTGTGTTTGGCGCATGGTTTGCGAATATCTTGTTTGGCGTGATCACTCTTGGACGTGTTCTTTGGTATACCCGTTCCCGTGTGAAGAAAACGTCCTCCATGACGCTTTCCGGTAGTACCTCGTAA
- the fusA gene encoding elongation factor G codes for MSKSANSYLNNLRNIGIIAHIDAGKTTLTERILFYTDKIYRMGEVHDGTATMDFMPEEQERGITIASACTSCEWNDGVINIIDTPGHVDFTIEVERSLRVLDGAVGVFCAVGGVEPQSETVWRQSEKFKVPKIALINKMDRLGADFNSVLESMRERLNASPLVLVAPIGEGDEFAGLVDVLTLERLDFDQETEGREYTRTSLEGDELAFAEEWREKVLETISDFDDEIMELYLGGEEVPLDLIKECIRKATLNLSITPVFCGSALKNVGVQCVLDGVFDYLPAPLNVPAPKAIRPATGKAEQLVVSPESPLGALAFKVYMDEGRKMVLARIYSGTLRSGDSVQNITQGKKEKPARLYRLHASHREQVEEARAGEIVALAGMKFAKTGDSLATEENPYLLENITGYRPVISRALEPANSEDAEKLDEVLEKLLLEDPTLQYEQSPETGQRVISGMGELHLEVIVDRLTREYHVTPRVGNPQVVYQESISGKGSAVEEFDRELGDKRHYGYAALTVSPRERDAGNMVRFTFDISEWPEAWVDAVEQGVKDGLQCGVIKGYPVQDVEVAITEIKRNDCSSEPGYRMAAGMALKAALRNAKPELLEPIMDVEISVPDENVGDAISLLGAKGAKVENLFDRAGLKMVKALAPMCNLFGFSTELRSATQGRAGLVIQFLRFDTLS; via the coding sequence ATGAGTAAGAGCGCAAATTCCTATCTGAACAACTTGAGAAATATTGGCATCATTGCGCATATTGATGCCGGTAAAACGACACTTACTGAACGAATTCTGTTTTACACCGATAAGATTTACCGCATGGGTGAAGTGCATGATGGCACTGCAACTATGGATTTTATGCCGGAAGAGCAGGAAAGAGGCATTACGATCGCTTCAGCGTGCACTTCATGCGAATGGAACGATGGTGTAATTAACATTATCGATACCCCGGGACATGTAGACTTTACCATTGAAGTTGAACGCTCATTACGTGTGCTTGATGGTGCAGTGGGTGTTTTTTGTGCCGTAGGCGGTGTTGAGCCACAGTCAGAAACTGTATGGCGGCAGTCTGAAAAATTTAAGGTTCCCAAAATTGCGCTGATTAACAAAATGGATAGACTCGGTGCTGATTTTAACTCAGTGCTTGAATCTATGCGTGAACGTTTAAACGCTTCTCCATTAGTGCTTGTGGCTCCGATTGGCGAAGGTGATGAGTTCGCCGGTCTTGTAGATGTCTTAACGCTTGAACGTCTGGACTTTGATCAGGAAACAGAAGGGCGAGAGTACACTCGTACGTCTCTTGAAGGCGATGAATTGGCCTTTGCTGAAGAATGGCGTGAAAAAGTACTGGAAACCATTTCTGATTTTGATGATGAGATTATGGAGTTGTATCTTGGCGGAGAAGAAGTTCCGCTTGATTTAATCAAGGAATGCATCCGTAAAGCTACACTCAATCTATCCATCACACCTGTTTTTTGTGGATCTGCTTTGAAGAATGTAGGAGTGCAATGTGTGCTGGATGGTGTGTTTGATTACCTACCGGCACCACTCAATGTTCCTGCACCCAAAGCAATCAGACCTGCAACTGGAAAAGCAGAACAGCTTGTCGTTTCACCTGAAAGTCCGTTAGGTGCACTTGCTTTTAAAGTGTACATGGATGAAGGGCGTAAGATGGTGCTGGCCCGTATTTATTCTGGTACACTGCGGTCTGGTGATTCTGTGCAGAACATTACGCAGGGAAAAAAAGAAAAACCTGCTCGTCTCTATCGCTTGCATGCAAGCCATAGAGAGCAAGTTGAAGAAGCACGTGCAGGTGAGATTGTTGCTTTGGCTGGGATGAAGTTTGCAAAAACTGGTGATTCCCTTGCGACTGAAGAGAATCCATACCTGCTTGAAAATATTACAGGGTACCGACCTGTTATTTCCCGTGCTTTGGAGCCTGCCAATTCTGAAGATGCTGAAAAGCTTGATGAAGTGTTGGAGAAGCTGCTGCTGGAAGATCCTACATTGCAGTATGAGCAAAGTCCTGAAACCGGACAGCGTGTAATTTCCGGCATGGGTGAGCTTCATTTAGAAGTGATCGTAGATCGTCTTACTCGTGAATATCATGTTACACCGCGTGTTGGGAATCCTCAGGTTGTGTATCAGGAGTCAATCAGCGGTAAGGGGTCCGCCGTAGAAGAATTTGATCGTGAACTCGGAGATAAACGTCATTATGGGTATGCGGCCCTGACGGTTTCTCCCCGTGAGCGCGATGCTGGTAATATGGTGCGGTTCACTTTTGATATTTCAGAATGGCCAGAGGCATGGGTAGATGCTGTTGAGCAGGGCGTTAAGGACGGCTTGCAATGCGGTGTGATTAAGGGCTACCCTGTGCAGGACGTAGAAGTTGCTATTACAGAAATAAAACGCAACGATTGTTCATCTGAACCGGGATATCGAATGGCTGCGGGCATGGCTTTGAAGGCTGCGCTGAGAAATGCAAAGCCAGAGTTGCTTGAGCCGATAATGGATGTAGAGATTTCTGTTCCTGATGAAAATGTCGGGGACGCTATCAGCTTGCTTGGCGCAAAGGGCGCAAAAGTTGAAAACCTCTTTGACCGCGCAGGGCTGAAAATGGTGAAAGCCTTAGCTCCTATGTGCAATCTGTTTGGTTTTTCAACAGAATTGCGTTCTGCAACACAGGGGCGCGCTGGGCTTGTAATTCAGTTTTTGCGATTTGATACATTGTCGTAG
- a CDS encoding DUF2062 domain-containing protein yields MRFWESFKRAIRYNYLRVMRLKVSTHSIALGVAAGVFTGCLPVLPFQTVVAVALAFVLRCSKIAAAAGTWISNPLNWVPFYTACFFIGNLIIPIDVAFDPHHMELKELFEQGGGIVIVMMTGGLVMAVPCSILSYFITFRAVTRFRQRRMIRLINQYKSRHGDQGSNDKNLDS; encoded by the coding sequence GTGCGGTTCTGGGAATCATTTAAGCGAGCTATTAGATATAACTACTTACGTGTAATGCGTTTGAAAGTTTCAACGCATTCTATTGCGTTAGGTGTGGCTGCCGGTGTGTTTACGGGCTGTCTGCCTGTTTTGCCATTCCAAACCGTTGTGGCTGTTGCACTGGCGTTTGTGTTACGATGCAGTAAAATTGCAGCGGCAGCGGGAACATGGATTTCTAACCCGTTAAACTGGGTTCCTTTTTACACTGCTTGTTTCTTCATCGGTAATTTGATTATTCCTATTGATGTAGCCTTTGATCCTCACCATATGGAACTGAAAGAGCTGTTTGAACAAGGTGGTGGGATCGTGATCGTAATGATGACAGGGGGCTTGGTGATGGCTGTGCCATGTTCCATCCTCTCATATTTTATTACGTTCAGAGCCGTTACTCGTTTTCGTCAACGCCGCATGATACGCCTTATTAATCAATATAAGAGTAGGCATGGAGACCAGGGCAGTAATGATAAAAATTTGGACAGCTGA
- the otsB gene encoding trehalose-phosphatase yields MIKIWTAEEQADFGQQLAACRRAVIFLDYDGTLAPLVPDRDNARPFPGVREALDRLLAIKHCRTVLVSGRRVMELQPLLQSRLPFEAWGSHGGEHLRVTGQMEMATISEEAREGLRIAAEKITGLLDEHAIERKPSSVAAHVSGVNAELVPQYLTEIDELWEPVAEEFGLELLDFHEGMEMRVPGMNKSRAIYSVLSEEPKNAVKVYIGDDVTDEDAFRALDDQSHTILIGREKRTSAARWLLPERPYGRHIIDFLNATASALS; encoded by the coding sequence ATGATAAAAATTTGGACAGCTGAGGAACAGGCTGATTTTGGACAACAGTTAGCTGCCTGTCGCAGGGCAGTTATCTTTCTGGACTACGATGGCACGTTAGCACCTCTGGTGCCGGATAGAGATAATGCTCGACCATTTCCCGGTGTTCGCGAAGCGCTTGATCGACTTCTAGCGATTAAGCATTGTCGCACTGTACTTGTGAGTGGGCGCAGGGTGATGGAGCTTCAACCATTGTTGCAAAGTCGTTTGCCTTTTGAAGCGTGGGGCTCGCATGGTGGTGAACACTTGCGGGTAACCGGACAGATGGAGATGGCAACTATTTCTGAAGAAGCCCGTGAAGGACTACGCATTGCTGCCGAAAAGATTACAGGCTTGTTGGATGAACATGCTATTGAACGTAAGCCTAGCAGTGTGGCAGCTCACGTAAGCGGCGTTAATGCAGAACTTGTCCCACAGTATCTTACAGAGATTGATGAGCTGTGGGAGCCTGTTGCAGAAGAGTTTGGTCTAGAGCTTTTGGACTTTCATGAAGGGATGGAAATGCGTGTCCCGGGAATGAATAAGTCTCGTGCTATTTATTCTGTTCTTTCAGAAGAGCCTAAAAATGCTGTTAAGGTATATATTGGTGATGATGTGACAGATGAAGATGCGTTTCGTGCTCTTGATGATCAAAGTCATACCATCCTGATAGGGCGAGAGAAACGTACTTCTGCCGCAAGGTGGTTATTGCCTGAAAGACCTTATGGACGACATATTATTGATTTTTTAAACGCGACTGCATCTGCTCTTTCATAG
- a CDS encoding trehalose-6-phosphate synthase, producing MPHNFKDDQGLIVVSNRLPVSLECADGTCHSSVVSGGLVTALSPVLTASKGTWIGWAGTPDAEGVDEALRLFSEETGYRLLQVGLTAEQIDDFYFGFTNQIIWPLFHASQFECDFNPDYWRTYLDVNELFAFRTVETGNEDDYVWVHDYHLMHVAKYMREAGDCRRTGFFLHIPFPSVDRFKHLPWRTELLQALLEYDQIGFQTLHDRRNFIQAISVLTPKVRVSGRGQVVHARVGSRVVKIGAFPISIDYKNFYQTARSAGVRKATQQVHKALPNRSIILGVDRLDYTKGIPLRLKAMHRLLTMYPELQGQVSLLQIVVPSRATIPLYAELKKEIERLVGRINGEFSVPGYVAIHYQYRNLSFEELLAYYRASSIALVTPLRDGMNLVAKEYCAANVERTGVLVLSEFAGAAAQLRNGAILVNPFDVEGVAAAIHQAYMMDKKERQGRMDRMRESIRKNDIFKWVDSFFASAFAK from the coding sequence ATGCCCCATAATTTTAAAGACGACCAAGGCCTTATTGTAGTTTCGAACAGGTTACCCGTTTCGTTGGAATGTGCTGATGGAACGTGTCACTCTTCTGTGGTTTCCGGTGGCTTGGTCACGGCATTGTCGCCTGTGTTGACTGCAAGTAAAGGCACATGGATAGGTTGGGCCGGAACACCGGATGCCGAAGGGGTTGATGAGGCTTTACGTCTTTTTTCTGAAGAAACAGGCTACAGATTGCTTCAAGTTGGATTAACGGCGGAACAAATAGACGATTTTTATTTTGGATTTACTAATCAAATAATCTGGCCGTTGTTCCATGCTTCGCAGTTCGAATGTGATTTTAATCCTGATTACTGGCGGACGTATTTGGATGTGAACGAACTGTTTGCGTTCCGGACTGTTGAGACTGGTAATGAAGATGATTATGTATGGGTGCATGATTACCATTTGATGCATGTAGCAAAATATATGCGGGAGGCCGGAGACTGTAGGCGTACGGGATTTTTCCTTCATATTCCGTTTCCTTCTGTTGATAGATTTAAGCATCTTCCTTGGCGGACTGAGTTGTTGCAGGCTTTGCTAGAATACGACCAGATAGGGTTTCAAACTTTACATGACAGGCGCAATTTTATTCAAGCTATTTCAGTGCTGACTCCCAAAGTTCGTGTGTCCGGTCGTGGGCAGGTCGTACACGCAAGAGTAGGGTCGCGCGTGGTTAAAATTGGTGCGTTCCCTATTAGTATCGATTACAAAAATTTTTACCAGACAGCCCGGTCAGCTGGTGTCCGAAAAGCTACACAGCAGGTACATAAAGCATTACCAAACAGAAGTATCATTCTGGGCGTAGATCGTCTTGATTATACCAAAGGTATTCCGCTTCGGCTTAAGGCAATGCATAGGTTGCTAACAATGTATCCGGAGTTGCAAGGGCAGGTAAGCCTACTCCAGATTGTTGTTCCTAGCAGGGCGACCATTCCATTGTATGCAGAGTTGAAAAAAGAAATTGAAAGGCTCGTCGGGCGGATCAACGGTGAATTCTCTGTGCCGGGGTACGTCGCGATTCATTATCAGTATCGTAATTTGTCTTTTGAAGAGTTGCTTGCGTACTATCGTGCTAGCAGTATTGCTTTAGTGACCCCGCTTCGTGATGGGATGAACCTTGTGGCCAAAGAGTACTGTGCGGCAAATGTTGAACGTACAGGAGTGCTCGTGTTGAGCGAATTTGCCGGTGCCGCAGCACAGCTTAGAAATGGGGCTATACTGGTTAATCCTTTTGATGTAGAAGGTGTTGCTGCTGCTATTCATCAGGCATATATGATGGATAAAAAAGAGCGGCAGGGACGGATGGATAGAATGCGGGAATCAATCCGCAAAAATGACATTTTTAAATGGGTAGACAGCTTTTTTGCATCTGCTTTTGCAAAGTAG
- the rsmA gene encoding 16S rRNA (adenine(1518)-N(6)/adenine(1519)-N(6))-dimethyltransferase RsmA, with the protein MALDIKQGPRAKKSLGQNFLQDKNTANRIVDALRIEAEDHVIEIGPGPGALTHLIHNRKPAWFTILEKDYHWAHEHKRLPPAGDPELQVVLTDALLFPWENLTPEKPWKIIGNLPYNIASPLMWDILSKSTGLKRAVFMIQKEVGDRIVAAPSSKQYGALSVWLQSYSKPKREFIVPPGVFLPRPKVDSAVLSFVPTPAEERDFDPDALSWLLKVTFQQRRKQLQKILKGCVASGADEAFEKAGVQGSARPETLTTRQFQILADALKSCPKK; encoded by the coding sequence ATGGCATTGGATATTAAGCAAGGACCTCGCGCAAAGAAAAGTTTGGGTCAGAACTTTTTGCAGGACAAAAATACGGCTAACCGTATCGTTGATGCGCTTCGCATAGAAGCTGAAGATCATGTTATTGAAATCGGCCCGGGGCCGGGTGCGTTGACGCATCTTATTCATAATCGCAAGCCGGCTTGGTTTACGATTCTTGAAAAAGATTACCATTGGGCTCATGAGCATAAGCGTTTGCCGCCTGCTGGTGATCCTGAATTGCAGGTTGTGCTTACAGATGCCTTGTTGTTCCCGTGGGAGAATTTAACTCCTGAAAAGCCATGGAAAATTATTGGCAACCTTCCATACAACATTGCATCTCCACTGATGTGGGATATTTTAAGTAAATCTACGGGATTGAAACGTGCTGTTTTTATGATTCAGAAAGAAGTGGGGGACAGAATTGTTGCTGCACCATCTTCCAAACAGTACGGGGCGTTGTCAGTCTGGTTGCAGAGCTATAGTAAGCCAAAGCGCGAATTTATTGTTCCTCCAGGGGTATTCCTGCCACGTCCTAAGGTTGATTCAGCGGTGCTGAGTTTTGTGCCGACTCCTGCCGAAGAACGTGATTTTGACCCTGATGCCCTTTCATGGTTACTAAAAGTAACTTTTCAGCAACGCAGAAAGCAATTGCAGAAGATTTTAAAAGGTTGCGTTGCTTCCGGTGCTGACGAAGCTTTTGAAAAAGCTGGCGTGCAAGGCTCTGCAAGGCCTGAGACGCTTACAACTCGCCAATTCCAAATATTGGCAGATGCGTTGAAAAGCTGCCCTAAGAAGTAG
- a CDS encoding HU family DNA-binding protein translates to MTKAELVERIAEKANLTKANAERSLNAFLESVQDVLVAEGKLTLTGFGTFVVEERKERLGRNPQSGDPIIIPETKVVKFRPGKLLKEAVK, encoded by the coding sequence GTGACCAAGGCGGAACTCGTAGAACGAATTGCTGAAAAAGCAAATCTCACTAAAGCAAATGCAGAACGCTCCCTGAACGCATTCCTTGAATCTGTACAGGATGTTCTTGTGGCTGAAGGTAAATTAACTCTTACAGGCTTTGGCACCTTCGTTGTCGAAGAGCGTAAAGAACGTTTGGGCCGCAACCCTCAGAGTGGTGATCCAATTATCATTCCAGAAACAAAAGTAGTAAAATTCCGTCCAGGAAAATTGCTTAAAGAAGCTGTTAAGTAG
- a CDS encoding RnfABCDGE type electron transport complex subunit D — translation MLHGETLQSALPQDIPWWMPDHFVFFGALYAVLFVILGGLGYVILKSILHAKHENHGHSH, via the coding sequence ATGCTGCACGGTGAAACTCTTCAGAGCGCATTGCCTCAGGATATTCCATGGTGGATGCCTGACCATTTCGTATTTTTCGGAGCACTCTACGCTGTTCTGTTCGTAATTCTTGGTGGACTGGGTTACGTAATTCTTAAGTCTATTCTTCATGCGAAGCATGAAAATCACGGACACAGTCACTAA
- the rpsU gene encoding 30S ribosomal protein S21, translated as MPGVYLDDGDYNFDIALRRFKKQVEKAGILSEMKKRQHFEKPSVMRKKKKAAARKRLLKKMRKMNQY; from the coding sequence ATGCCAGGCGTATATCTCGATGATGGTGATTACAACTTCGACATCGCGCTTCGACGCTTTAAAAAGCAGGTTGAAAAGGCAGGCATTCTTTCAGAAATGAAAAAACGTCAGCATTTCGAAAAACCTAGCGTAATGCGTAAGAAGAAGAAAGCAGCTGCCCGTAAACGTCTTCTTAAGAAGATGAGAAAGATGAACCAGTACTAG